The sequence GTTCTTCTGAAAAGATATTGAATGTTACTAAAGAGTTTGCAGAACAAAGTTTGAATAAAAATTTATTACAGCGTTTAAAAACGGCTTCTTAAGTTTAGACTTTAAATTCATATATAAAAAAATCTCGATTGTCAAATCGAGATTTTTTTATTCTGTAAACTAAAAAAAACAGCCTAATGGAATTAAGCTGTTTAGTTGAATTATTCGTTTATTTTAAACTCTATTCGTCTGTTTTCTAAGTCTTGTTGTTTAGTACACGTTTTACAATCATGTAATGGTTGGGATTCTCCTTTTCCAGAATGTGATAGTCTAGTTTTTTCTATACCTTCCTTGATTAAGAAATCATAAGCAGATTTAGCTCTTTTTTCAGATAAAACTTGATTGTATTTTTCAGATCCTTTATTGTCAGTATGAGCAATAATTGAGATTTTAGTATTTGGATGGTCATTTAATTGCTTAACAATCGTCATTAGAGAAGATTTAGACTCTTCTTTAATAGAAGCTTTGTTGAAGTCAAAATAGATGTTGTCAAATGTAAATACAATTTCTGTGTTTTCTACAATTGGTTTTTTAGCAACTAAATTAACGATTTTACTTATTGTTGGGCTGTTAGGAGAAGCAACAATATCTGTTGAGTTTGAATCGTAGCCTTCTTTGTTTGTTGTAATAGTGTATTTTGTTAATGGAATAGACTTTAAAACAATTTTACCTTCATTGTCTGTTACTGTTTTTTTAATTATATCACCAAATTCATCTTTAATTATAACATTAGCATTTGTTAGTTTAGTATTAGAATCAATATCAATAATTGTAATGTTTAATTCTTGCTCTTTTTCATTAATATCAAAACGATAAATATCAAAATCTTCTCTGTTACTTCTTTTGTTAATAGAAATATAACCTTGAGTATCACTTGTTAGCATGAAGGCAGTTTCATCTTTATCAGTGTTTAATCCAGATCCAATATTTACAGTATTTTCAAAGCTATTATTGTTTACGATTGAACTTCTGAAAATATCATATCCACCATTTCCTTTATGCCCGTTTGAAGAGAAATAAATGTATTTGTTACTTGGTGTAACGAAAATATATTTTTCATCCTTTTTAGAATTTACTTTATTACCAAGATTTTTTATGTTTGTAACTGTACCATTTTCTGCTACATCTGCTTCGTAAATATCATAGCCTCCAAATCCTCCAGGCATATTTGAAGAGAAATAAAGTTTATTGTTTGTTTTGTTTAAGAATGGTGTTTCAATTGAATATTCTTCACTTGTAATCTTAATTTCCGTAATGTTTTTCCAATATCCTTTTGCTTCTAGATCGAAACTAGCTTTGAATAACTTGAAAGGCTTATTGTCTCCACTATTTTTTGTAAAATAGATTGTTTTTTCATCTTCAGAAAAAGTCATTGCACCTTCATTAAATTCATTGTCTAATATTTTAGAAAAATGTAAAGGGAATGATAAATTTCCATGATCATCTACATCTGTGCAATAGGTATTGTTGTTGTATTTTTTAGACGATTCATTAAGTGTTGTTTGAGCATGCCTTCTTTTTTTATTTGAAACAATAATAAATTTGTTCTTAAAAAAAGTAGCTCCAACTTCAGATAATTCACTATTTATTCCAGTATCGGAAAAAGTATAATGTACTAAAGAATTAGTATTTAATTCACTAATTTCTTGCGTTGAGTTTGTAGTCACGTTATTTTGCGAGAACCCAATAAATGGGATGCTTAAAGCGCAAAAAAATAATTTTTTCATATTCATAGGTTAATTTAATCCTTAGCAGTTGCAAATATTAAGGTTTAAATTCAGAAAACAGATGAATTATCGGTTAATTGCTATAAATACTCGTTATATAGTTGAAAAAAGGGAATATAATATCAATTTTTGGTAATAAATAGATATTGTGTTGTTAATCAGTTTATTATGTATGTTTTTGTTTTTAGCAGAAAATATTGTTTTCTAAATCTATGTTTTGTTGCTTAAATTCAACATTACATCTTCTGTAAGGTCCACATTTATATCTTCTTGGCCCACAAGAAGCAAAGAATGAAAGTGTAAGAAGTATGAAAAGTAGTTTTTTTATCTTTTTCATTTTAATTATTTTAAGGTTTGTATTTTTAATAGCTCATCGAGGTATTTTCTTTCATTAGAAAGTCTAGGTATTTTGTGTTGTCCACCAAGTTTATCATTGTCTTTTAACCAATCATAAAAAAGATTATTTCTAGCAACATTAACCTTTATAGGGTTTAATGTCATGTTGTTGAATCTTTTTGCTTCGTAATCAGAATTTAAAAACTGTAAATTTTTGTCTAATTTATAAGAAAAAGTCTCAATGCTATCGGGCTTAGATTTGAATTCGATTATCCATTCATGAGCTCCTTTTTCTTTGTTTTCCATAAATATTGGAGCAACTGTATAATCGATAACTTCACAGTTTAATTCACAGCATGTTTTTGCAATCGCCTTGTCAGTATTTTCAACCATTAATTCTTCTCCAAATACATTAATATGGTGCTTTGTTCTTCCACTAACAATTATTCGATAGGGATTTATTGAAGTAAAACGAATAGTGTCTCCAATTAAATAACGCCATAATCCTGAATTAGTTGTAATAACTAAAGCATAATTTTTGTTTAACTCTACATCATTTAAAGGAATTACTCTTTGATTTAGTGTTCCAAAGGTATCCATGGGGATAAATTCATAGAAAATGCCATAATCAAGCATTAACAATAATTCATTAGAATCATTTTGGTCTTGTATAGCGAAAAAACCTTCGGAAGCATTATAGATTTCATAATATCTAAAATTATCCTTTGGAAAGAGTTTCTTATACTGTTCTCTGTAAGGATCAAAACTAACACCTCCATGGAAGTATACTTCCGCATTTGGCCAAATTTCTAAAATATTATTTTTCCCAGTTTCTTCAAGTGTCTTGTTTAATAAAACCATTAGCCAACTCGGAACACCTGCTAAACTAGTAACGTTTTCTATTTTTGTTTCATTAATAATTGCGGGTAATTTTGTTTCCCAATCTCCCATTAATGATGTTTTGTTACTTGGTGTAGAGCTAAATTCGGCCCATATCGGCATGTTATCTATTAAAATAGCCGATAAATCTCCGAAAAATGTATTGTTGTTTTCATATAGTTGCTTACTACCGCCAAGTCGTAAACTTTTTCCTGTAAACATTTGGGATTCTTCATTATTATTCAAATATAAGCAAAGTAAATCTTTACTTGCTTTATAATGACAAAGGTCTAGTGCTTCTTGACTAACAGGGATAAACTTACTTTTAGCATTTGTAGTTCCACTAGATTTTGCAAACCATTTTATAGGTGTGTTCCAAAAAACGTTTTGAGCTCCTTTTCTTGTTTGTTCTATTAGAGGTTCTAATTCTTCATAGGTTGAAACTGGAATTCTTTCTGAAAAGGTATTATAATTTTTAATTGTGGAGAATTCATATTTTTTCCCAATAACGGTGTTCTCGGCAGATTTTATTAAGCTGAAAAGTAATTCTTCTTGTACTTCATTAGGGTATTTTATAAACAATTCTATTTGATGGATTCGTTTTTTTAATAGCCATGAAGCAATTGAATTTATTATTGGAAGCGCCATTTTTTAGAATTACAAATTATGAATTATAAATTATGAATTATAACTTTACCAAAAATAACATTTTTTTTAATTTATCAATCATTAAATAACAAAAACCAACATGACATATCAAGGTGTGCTACAAAAAATGCAAACAGAATTAATGAATCCAATTCAATACTATTTAGTGTTTGAAGATAGTTTCTTGAATGTTAATCAATTGTTGAATAAAGAGATACAAATTAAATTTGAAGGGTTTCAATGCTTAAATTGTGGTCTTCAAAAGAAAATATTCAGACAAGGTTTTTGTTATGATTGTTTTATGAGTAGTCCAGCAGTTGGGGATTGGATTATGAGACCAGAGTTAAGTACAGCTCACTTAGATATTGAAGATAGAGATTTGTCTTATGAAAAAAGAGTGCAATTGCAACCTCATGTTGTGTATTTAGCTTTGTCTAGTGATGTGAAAGTAGGAGTTACTCGAAAAACACAAGTGCCAACACGTTGGATCGATCAAGGTGCGGTTCAAGCTGTGCCTATTGTTGAGGTTCCAAACAGATATTTAGCAGGAATAGCAGAGGTCGCTTTGAAAAATCATTATGCAGACAAAACAAGTTGGCAAAAAATGTTGAAGAACGATTTTCCAGAGGCTGATTTATTACTTGAAAGGAAAAAAGCTTTTGAATGGTTACCAGAAGAAGTAAAGCAGCATTTCTCTAATGATATTTCTGTTCTAGATTTAAATTTTCCTGTTTTAGAATATCCGAAAAAGGTTAAAAGTTTAAATTTAGACAAAACACCATTCTTCACAGGTAAGGTTTCTGGGATCAAAGGACAGTATTTATTGTTTGAAGATGGAACTGTATTTAATGTGAGAAGTAATGAAGGTTATGTAGTGAAAATTAATGTGTTAAATTAAAGCTTTTTTATTTAGATTAAATACAAATAGTTTTGTGGTTTAGATATTTGTTATTAAATTTGTGCCGCTATTAATAACACATTATGGTAGAGTATAATAATTTAGTAAAAGATAATTTGTTCGAAACAAAACATGGATTTAGTTATCAATGTGATCTTACAAATAGTATAATTATAAATTTTGGAGGGACT is a genomic window of Flavobacterium jumunjinense containing:
- a CDS encoding DUF2797 domain-containing protein gives rise to the protein MTYQGVLQKMQTELMNPIQYYLVFEDSFLNVNQLLNKEIQIKFEGFQCLNCGLQKKIFRQGFCYDCFMSSPAVGDWIMRPELSTAHLDIEDRDLSYEKRVQLQPHVVYLALSSDVKVGVTRKTQVPTRWIDQGAVQAVPIVEVPNRYLAGIAEVALKNHYADKTSWQKMLKNDFPEADLLLERKKAFEWLPEEVKQHFSNDISVLDLNFPVLEYPKKVKSLNLDKTPFFTGKVSGIKGQYLLFEDGTVFNVRSNEGYVVKINVLN
- a CDS encoding OmpA family protein, with protein sequence MKKLFFCALSIPFIGFSQNNVTTNSTQEISELNTNSLVHYTFSDTGINSELSEVGATFFKNKFIIVSNKKRRHAQTTLNESSKKYNNNTYCTDVDDHGNLSFPLHFSKILDNEFNEGAMTFSEDEKTIYFTKNSGDNKPFKLFKASFDLEAKGYWKNITEIKITSEEYSIETPFLNKTNNKLYFSSNMPGGFGGYDIYEADVAENGTVTNIKNLGNKVNSKKDEKYIFVTPSNKYIYFSSNGHKGNGGYDIFRSSIVNNNSFENTVNIGSGLNTDKDETAFMLTSDTQGYISINKRSNREDFDIYRFDINEKEQELNITIIDIDSNTKLTNANVIIKDEFGDIIKKTVTDNEGKIVLKSIPLTKYTITTNKEGYDSNSTDIVASPNSPTISKIVNLVAKKPIVENTEIVFTFDNIYFDFNKASIKEESKSSLMTIVKQLNDHPNTKISIIAHTDNKGSEKYNQVLSEKRAKSAYDFLIKEGIEKTRLSHSGKGESQPLHDCKTCTKQQDLENRRIEFKINE
- a CDS encoding GH3 auxin-responsive promoter family protein, with the translated sequence MALPIINSIASWLLKKRIHQIELFIKYPNEVQEELLFSLIKSAENTVIGKKYEFSTIKNYNTFSERIPVSTYEELEPLIEQTRKGAQNVFWNTPIKWFAKSSGTTNAKSKFIPVSQEALDLCHYKASKDLLCLYLNNNEESQMFTGKSLRLGGSKQLYENNNTFFGDLSAILIDNMPIWAEFSSTPSNKTSLMGDWETKLPAIINETKIENVTSLAGVPSWLMVLLNKTLEETGKNNILEIWPNAEVYFHGGVSFDPYREQYKKLFPKDNFRYYEIYNASEGFFAIQDQNDSNELLLMLDYGIFYEFIPMDTFGTLNQRVIPLNDVELNKNYALVITTNSGLWRYLIGDTIRFTSINPYRIIVSGRTKHHINVFGEELMVENTDKAIAKTCCELNCEVIDYTVAPIFMENKEKGAHEWIIEFKSKPDSIETFSYKLDKNLQFLNSDYEAKRFNNMTLNPIKVNVARNNLFYDWLKDNDKLGGQHKIPRLSNERKYLDELLKIQTLK